The sequence below is a genomic window from Rudanella lutea DSM 19387.
GTCTTAAAGACCTTGCAGGTTTGGTAGCCTCATATTTGGGGCTCTTACAGGGCCGGCGTCCGCTCTTCCCAAACCTGCGCTACGTTGACAATCACCTCGGCGGCTTTTTCCATGTCCTGAACCGAAACCCACTCCTGCCGCGAGTGAAAGGCGTGTTCGCCCGCGAAAATATTGGGGCATGGCAAACCCATAAACGACAGCCGCGACCCATCGGTACCACCCCGAATGCTCCGGCGCTGCGGGGTGAGCCCTGCCCGCCGGATAGCCTCCAGCGCATTGTCGACCACGGCCGGGTGGCTGTCGAGCACCTCTTTCATGTTGCGGTACTGCTCCGTTACAACCAGTTCGGCCGTTGAATGTGGATAGTGTTTGAGAACGGCGTCGAGCTGGGCCTGTAGATAGGCTTCTTTCTCGTGCAGACCCGCCACCGTAAAATCGCGAATGATGAAATCGAGCGTAGCCCGGTCCTGATTACCTTCCAGATGGCCGGGGTGAATAAAACCTTCTTTACCCTCGGTGGTTTCGGGTGAAAGCGTGTCTTTGGGCAGGCTGGCCAATAAATCGGCGGCTATTTTGAGGGCGTTTTCGAGTTTGCCCTTCGCAAAACCGGGATGGGTCGAAACGCCCTGGATCGTAATCCGAACCCCATCGGCCGAGAACGTCTCATCTTCGAGCGTCCCCACCGATTCGCCGTCGATGGTATAGCCAAAATCGGCTCCCAGCTTCGCTATATCAACTTTTTCGGTACCCCGGCCCACTTCTTCGTCGGGCGTAAACAGAATCCGAATGGTGCCGTGCTGGATCTCGGGCGTGGTCATGAGCCGGTGGGCGGCCGTCATGATGGCCGCCACCCCCGCCTTGTTGTCGGCTCCGAGCAGGGTTGTGCCACTTGCCGTAATAATGTCGTTACCCAGCTGCCCCGCCAGATCGG
It includes:
- the pepT gene encoding peptidase T; the protein is MQQPDTITDRFFRYVQIDTQSDPTSAANPSTEKQKDLSRLLVQELHQMGITDAELDPWGYVYATIPANSPKPNIPVICFCSHVDTSPDVTGANVRPIIHTAYDGRDLVLPDRRTADDPTQVIRLADHPDLAGQLGNDIITASGTTLLGADNKAGVAAIMTAAHRLMTTPEIQHGTIRILFTPDEEVGRGTEKVDIAKLGADFGYTIDGESVGTLEDETFSADGVRITIQGVSTHPGFAKGKLENALKIAADLLASLPKDTLSPETTEGKEGFIHPGHLEGNQDRATLDFIIRDFTVAGLHEKEAYLQAQLDAVLKHYPHSTAELVVTEQYRNMKEVLDSHPAVVDNALEAIRRAGLTPQRRSIRGGTDGSRLSFMGLPCPNIFAGEHAFHSRQEWVSVQDMEKAAEVIVNVAQVWEERTPAL